Sequence from the Qipengyuania pelagi genome:
GGAAGCCGGTATGGGGCTGGATCGTATCGTCGTTCCAGACCCTGAGAGCGCCCCAATGGGTGCGCGCGGGGTCGTGATAGCTGGCGAAGGAGAAATGGTGTTTGGCGTCCAGCCAGCCGTGATTGGCTCCACCCAGACTTTCGAAGGGGCGCAATTCGATCATCGACAAACTCCTGTTTCTTGACGGTCCGACACGATCGCCGGCCCCGTCTCGCACCATCGAAATAGGCTTGCGCCTCCATGCTGATAAGTGAGATAGTTTCGATCGAACTATTCAGGATATTAGAAATGTCTGATCCCCGATCCCCCACGATCGACCAGTTGCGCATCTTCCTCGCGGTGGTCGAGGAAGGCAGCTTCGCAGGCGCTGGACGCAGATTGGGGCGGGCCGTCTCGGCGATCAGCTACGGGATCGGCAATCTCGAGGCGCAGCTCGGCCTCACCCTGTTCGAACGCGAGGGGACGAAGCGGCCCGTGCTGACCACCGAGGGCGAGGCGATCCTTGCCGATGTGCGCGTGGTGGCCTCGGGTATCGCGGCGCTGAACGCCCGCGCGAAGGGCCTGATCGAGGGGCTGGAGGCGGAGGTGAGCCTGGTGGTCGACGTGATGCTGCCCGCTGAGAGGCTGTCGGGCATATTGCGCGCCTTCGCCAGCGAGTTCCCGACCGTCCCCTTGCGTCTCCATATCGAGGCGATGGGGGCGGTTGCCGCCCTGGTGCTGGACGGACAGGCGGGCCTCGGGATTGCGGGTCCTGTCGCCTCGGAGATCGACGGGCTCGATCGGATCGAGGCGGGGGCGGTCACGCTGGTCCCGGTCGCCGCGCCGGATCACCCGCTGGCGCAGGCAGATCGTCTCAAGCCGGGCTCGGCGCGGGATCACATCCAGCTGGTGCTGACCGACCGCTCCCCGCTGACGCAGGGCCGGGATTTCGCGGTTCAGTCCCCGCACACATGGCGGCTCGCCGATCTCGGCGCGAAACACGCGCTGCTGCGCGAAGGGATCGGGTGGGGCAATATGCCCTTAGGGATGATCGAGCCCGATCTCGTTTCAGGCAGCCTCGTTCAGCTGGACATGCCCGAGGATACCGGCGGCGTGTATCGGTTTTCGGCGATCCACCGCTCCGATGCGACACCCGGACCGGCGACATCGTGGTTGTTGGACCGTTTCGTCGAATCGGGATTGGACGATCGCCGCGCCGATGTCTGACAGCGGTGATGCGGCGGGCTTAGGCTGCGGGATCCTGCGCTCCGACGACCACCGCTGGGCGACGATGATCGGAGCCGGACAAGATTTTCCCATGGGTCGTGACTTCTGCCGGAATGGGTTGCATGGCCGCGGGGAAAATAGGGCGCTTTCGCACCGGTCGCTGTCGTGGGCGCCGCTATCGCTCTGCTGATTTGAATGGAAACAGAGATGACCAATCCCTTGCTCGATACGCTGGCACTGCCGCGCTTTGGCGAGATCCGGCCCGAACATATCGCTCCCGCACTCGACCGTGTGATCGGCGATCACCGGGCGGTCGTGGCCCGGATCGTGGAGGATCGGCCCACATCCTTTGCGCAGAGCTGGATGCCGCTGGAGCGGGCGGAGACTGCCATCGCGGCGGTCTGGTCCACCGTGTCCCACCTCCACGGCGTGGCCGATACGCCCGAACTGCGCGAAGCCTATACCGCCGGGCAGAAGCGGCTGGTCGAGAACGATCTCCAGGTGATGCAGAACCGCGCGCTCTACGAAGTGCTGGTCGCGCTGACCGGAACGGCGGAATTCGCACGCCTGCCGGAAGCGGATCGTGCGGCGGTGGAGCATGTGCTGCGCGATTTCACGCTGGCGGGCGTAGGGCTGGAGGATGCGCCCCGCGAACGCTTCGCGCAGATCTCGGTCGAGCTGTCGCAGCTGTCCACCGCGTTCGGCAACGCGGTGCTCGACGCGACCGATGCCTGGTCCGAACATGTCGAGGACGAAACCCTGCTCGCCGGACTGTCCGATGCGGACAAGGCGATGCTGGCGGATTATGCGAAGGCGAAGGGGCTGTCCGGCTGCCTCGTCACGCTTCAGATGCCCAGCGTCAATGCGGTGCTGACCTTCGCCAAGGACCGTGGTTTGCGCGAACGCGTCTACACCGCGTCGGGCACGCGCGCTTCGGATCAGGGACCCGATGCGGGCCGGTTCGACAATTCGGGCCGCATCGCCGACATTCTCGATCGGCGGCGCGAAGCGGCGCATCTGCTGGGCTTTGCCGATCCGGTCGAATGGTCGCTGGCCAGCAAGATGGCGCCTGACGGAGCGGAGGTGCTGGCGTTCCTGCGCGATCTCGCCGCCCGCGCGAAGCCCGCGGCGCAGCAGGAGATAGAGACGCTCGCCGAGTATGCGGCCGAGCATCTCGGGATTGCCGAGTTTCAGCCGTGGGACGTAACCTATGTCTCGGAGCGGCTGCGCCAGGCGCGCTATGAAGTCGACGAGCAGGAGGTGCGCGCCTATTTCCCGGTCGAGCGCGTGCTGGCCGGATGGCAGAGCCTGCTGGACCGCCTGTTCGGCATCCAGCTGATCGCGCGGCCCGATGTCGCCGTCTATCATCCCGACGCCTGCTATTACGACGTGGCGGACGAAGCGGGCGAGATCTTCGCGGGCGTCTATCTCGATCTTCACGCGCGCTCGGGCAAGCGCAGCGGGGCGTGGATGGCGCAGGCGCGGTCCCGGCTCAACGACGATACCATCCACCGCGTGCCCGTCGCCTATCTCGTCTGCAATTTCGCACCGAAGACGCAAGACCATCCCTCGCTGCTCAGCCATCGCGAGGTGGTGACCTTCCTGCACGAGACCGGCCATTGCCTGCATCACCTGTTCACGCGGGTCGACCGGCCCAATATCGCGGGGACCAACGGGTTCGAATGGGATGCGATCGAACTGCCCAGCCAGCTGATGGAGGACTTCGCCTGGGACCGGGGGGTCTTGCAGGCGATGTCGGGCCATCACGAGACGGGCGCGGCGTTGCCGGACGCATTGTACGACAAGCTGATCGCCGCGCGGCATTTCCTGTCGGGCCTCTTCATCGTGCGCCAGGTCGAATTCGCGCTGTTCGATCTGCTCCTGCATATGGGCACGATGGGCAGCGACCCGATGGAGGTGATCGAGGCGGTGCGCGACGAGGTCGCCGTGATCCGTCCGCCATCATGGCACCGCTTCCCGCACGCATTCAGCCACATCTTCGCGGGCGGCTATGCCTCGGGCTATTACAGCTATCTCTGGGCCGAGGTGCTGGCCGCCGACGGCTTCCAGCATTTCGCCGAAGCGGGGCTGATCGACCGGTCGGTCGCGGGCAAATTCCGCGACGAGGTGCTGGCGCGCGGTGCCAGCCGCCCCGCCGCCGACAGCTTCCGCGCCTTTCGCGGGCGCGATGCCGACCCTGCCGCGATGCTCGTTCGCCATGGACTGACCGCCGATGCCCACTGATCCCGCAAACAGCGTCGTGCGGACATGGCGCGCCGAAGCGATCCGCCGGATCGAGGCCGATTACAACCGCTCGGCCGACACCCACCTGATCCGCGTCGATCTGCCGCGCCATCCCGGCATCACGCTCTACCTCAAGGACGAGAGCAGCCATCCCACCGGCAGCCTGAAGCACCGCCTGGCGCGCTCGCTGTTCCTCTATGCGCTGTGCAATGGCTGGATCGGGCCGGACACCTGCGTGATCGAATCCTCCTCCGGTTCGACGGCGGTGAGCGAGGCCTATTTCGCGCGGATGCTGGGGCTGCGCTTCATCGCTGTCGTGCCCGCCAGCACCGCCGCGCCCAAGCTCGATGCGATCCGCTTCCATGGCGGCGAGATTCATCCGGTGGACGATCCGCGTACCGTCTACGAGGTCTCGCAGCGCCTCGCGGACGAGACGGGCGGCCATTATCTCGACCAGTTCACCTTCGCCGAGCGCGCGACCGACTGGCGCGGCAACAACAACATCGCCGAAAGCATCTTCGCGCAGATGGCGGAGGAAGAATATCCGGTGCCCGAATGGGTCGTGTGCGGGGCGGGCACCGGCGGCACGTCGGCCACGATCGGGCGCTACATCGCCTATCAGCGCCACGCGACGCGGCTCTGCGTGGCCGACCCGGTGCATTCGATCTTCCACCGGCATTATCACGACCGGACGGCGACATCGCTGCCGCCGGGCTGCGCGAGCCGGATCGAGGGGATCGGCCGCCCCCGGCTGGAGCCGAGCTTCGTGCCCTCGGTGATCGACCGGATGATCCCGGTGGAGGATGCCGACAGCATCGGCGCCATGCGCGCTCTATCGGACCGCTTGGGCCGCCGCGTCGGCGGGTCCACGGGGACCAACCTCGTCGCCTGCGCGAAACTGATCGCCGAGATGGAGGCGGCCGGTGCGAAAGGCTCGATCGTCACCGTCCTGTGCGATGGAGGAGAGCGGTACAGCTGCACCTATTACGACGACGACTGGCTGGAGAGCCACGCGATCGACTGGCGACCGTCTTATCGATCTATCGGGAATTCCCTCTCCCAGGATTGAGAACCTTGGGTCGTCTCGCCGAAGATCGGAAACCGCGTGGATTAAAACCGTCAGACGGTTCGTTTCCCTCTCAGACGACCGGATCGATCCGGCCGCACATGAAAGGAAAACGATCGATGACCAAACCCGCTGCAATCCCGTTCCTCGCCCTTGCCCTGTCCGGAGCGATCGGGGCGACTGCCGTGAGCGCCGCCATCCCGATGCTTTACGAAGAGCAGATGGCGCGTGCGGAAGAGGCCCTGATCATCACCTCTCCGATCGCGGGTATCGAGAACCGGTTCTGGTTCGATTACCGCATCGACGTGACCGAAGCGCAGAAGGAACTGTCGAGTGATCTGCGCCGCGCGAGCGACCTGGAAGACCGTCGCGATGCCTGGGAAGAATATGCGCACGAACTGAAGCACGAGCGTGTCCACTATATCGAGGAAATGGCCGAGCGTGGCTATCGCATGGGCCGGGTCATCATCGTCGACTGACACTGGAACCGCGAAACGAGTTTACAAGCCCCCCGGCCGCATCCCTGATCGGATGCGGCCACCCCTGAAGGAAGGATCGGACCAGCCCCCGATCCTTCCTTTTTCGCGTTCAGGACAGGGCAGAGGCCGGGCGGTAAGCGACAATTGGAAAGGGAAGCGTGCGCGGCTCAGCGCCACCCGCGTTCGCGAGCGGCCTGCTCGGCCCCTGCGTCGAGAGCGGGACCCGCCGCCATCTCCTGCGCTTCCGCCAGGATCGCGCCGTCATCGGCGCCCGCCATGCGGAAATCGGTCGAGGCTGCTTCGGCTCCCTCGGATTGGCGTTCGATCTTCCAGCCGTCCTGGTCGCGGCAGGCGATGCCGCCACCTGAGACGCCGCTAAAGGCGCGGCAGAATTGGCCGGTTTCATCCTCGAACGACAGCAACACGCGGGTTTCAGCCGCCGGAGGCTGCTCGGCAACGAGCTGGTCGTCCAACACGGCGGCAAGCTGAGGACCGGCATATCCGGCACCCGGCGTGGAATTGGTATCACCCAGAATGACGGCAATAGCGAGCGATGCGGCCAGCGCGGGTCCCGCGAACCACCCCCAATGCGGTCGCCTCGACGAGACCTCGCGTTGTTCGGCCTGTTGTTTCCGGGCCTCCTGCTTCTGGCGGGCGGCGGCGAAATCGACCACCGTTTCGTCGCTGCGCGCTGTCAGCAGATCCGCCAGGCGATCCGGCACGCGTTCGTCCAGCACCGGCGCATAATGCTTCGACAATCGCGCTGCGAGGGCGCGATGCCGCTCCACCTGCTTCGCCAGTTCGGGATCGGCGGCTATCGCGTCCTGCATCGCGGCCTGCCGCTCGGCCGGCAATTCGCCATCCGCGAAGGCGGCGATCTCTTCGGGCGTCACGCGGCTGCTCATGCTTCGTCTCCCAGCATCTGCATCAGGGCATCGCGGCCCCTAACGAGCCGCGAGTTGAGCGTACCGACCGGACAGCCCACGATCTCCGCGGCTTCCTTGTAGGCATAGCCTTCGACCATCACGAGCAGGACGGCCTCGCGCTGGTCGGGCGGCAGCGACTGCATCGCGCGATCCACATTGCCGAGTTCGACCACGGCTTCCTGCGCCCCGTCGCCGCCGATGGCGGTGCCCGCTTCCTCGTCCACGAAGGTTTGCAGGCTGCGGGTCGTCCGGCGGCCCTCGTCGATCCAGATATTGCGCATGATCCGATACATCCAGCTGTCGAGCCGCGTGCCTTCCTCCCAGCGGGAGCGATTGGCCAGCGCGCGCTCGATCGTCATCTGGCAGAGATCGTCACCGTCGGACGGATTGCCGGACAGCCCGATCGCGAACCGACGCAATCGGGGCAGCAGGGCCAGCAAGTCTGTCTCGAAAGCGGTGTTCAGTGTCTCTGCCTTCCACGGATTAAACGGACGGGGACGCTCGTTTCATCCATGCTTAATGCGTTTTATTCGAATATTGAGGCCCTGATGCGAATTTTCCCTCTTCTGTGTGCCGCTCTGGCTCTTATCGCGGCCCCTCTCGCCGCGCAGATCGCCCTGCCGCGCCTGCCCCTGCCGCCGGTCGGGAGCGTGGTGGGGGACAGTCTCGGCGCGCTGGGAGAAACGGGCGCGGATTTGCAGCGGACGGTCGAGAAACTCGCCCGCGACCGCCTTCGCACGGTCGAACGATTGGTGCGGTCCAATCCCGACATCATCGAACTGGACGCTCTCGGCGCGCCCGCGCGCCGCGGCGAACTGATCGTCATGGATGTGCCCGCCGCTGCTTTGGCTCCCGCGCTCCAGGCCGGTTTCACCGTGCTTTCGCGCGAGGAGGTCGAAGGACTCGGTATTTCGCTAGTGCGCGTGCGCGTCCCTGCCGGTCTGTCCCTCGCCGAAGCGCAGAGCGCGCTGGCGCTCCTCCTGCCCGATGCCGAGATCGTGGCCGACAATCTCCATTTCCAGGCCGGGGTCGCCGACAGTGCGCTCGCATCCGCCGCCTCCTCGGCCTCGACGGGGCGGTCCGCGCCGGTCGGCATGATCGACGGCGCGACCGGGCCTTCGATCGCGGTCGCGGAAACGCGCGGTTTCGCCAAGGGGGCGCCCTATCCCAGCCATCACGGCAGCTCGGTCGCCTTCCTGCTCTCCCATGCAGGCGCGGGCACGATCCGGGTCGCCGATGTTTACGGGACCGACAAAGCGGGCGGGAATGCGCTCGCCATGGCGAAGGGCCTCGGCTGGCTGGTGGAGCGGGGCAGCAAGGTTGTCACGATCAGCCTGGTCGGGCCGCGCAACGCCTTGCTCGAAAGAGCGGTGCGCGCCGCGCAGCGCCGGGGCGTGGTCGTCGTGGCGGCGGTCGGCAATGACGGCCCCGCCGCCCCACCGGCCTATCCCGCATCCTATCCCGGCGTCGTCGCGGTCACCGCCGTCGATGGCAAGCGTCGCGCCCTGATCGAGGCGGGGCGGGCTCTCAATCTCGACTATGCGGCGCCGGGAGCGGATATTTACGGGCGCAATGCGAAGGGCAATCGGATCAAGCTGCGCGGAACCTCCTTCGCCACGCCGCTCGTCGCCGCGCGGGTGGCGAGAGCGATGGGGCAGGGCGGCGACTGGCGCAGCGCGCTCGACCGGGAAGCGATCGATCTGGGGCGCAAGGGGCCGGACGATGTCTTCGGTCGCGGCCTCGTCTGCGCGACCTGCACGGGACGCTGACTTAGGGCGCTGAGCGGGCGCGCGGAAAAAAATTTCGGCAGCGATGGATTAAGCGCGTTGGCCCACCCGTTTTCCTTTCAAGCGGATGCATCCCCCTCCTTGCGCATCCGCAGACGAAAGGAAATCATCATGAAGACCCTCTTGCTTGCCGCATCGGCCCTCGCAATGTTCACCGCGCCTGCTCACGCCCAGCTTCTGGGTGGTGTCGGCCAGTCCGTCACCGGTACGCTCGGCGGTTCGGTCAACTCGACCCTGCGCGGTTCGACCGAGACGCTGCGTTCGAGCACGCGCGGTACGCTGCGCGGCGAAGCCTCGACCCGCGGCAACCAGTCGGTCGACCGCCGCAGCGGCAGTGTCGCCGTCGATCGCAGCGTTGATACCAGCGTAGAAGGCGCGACCAGCCAAGTGCTGGGCAGCCAGGCGGGCAACGCCTCGGCCAATGGCGCGGGTTCGGCCAGTGCCTCGGGATCGGGCAGCGCCAATGCGCAGCTGATCGGGACCGATGCCGTGACCGGAGCGGTTCGTGGAGCCACCTCCACCGTTCGCAATGTCGCCACCCCGGCGGTCGGCGCCGCGCGTGACCGTCTGTCCGGGACCGCAGGCCAGATTGGCAACGTTGCCGGGTCGGCCAATGGTGCGGCCAGCGGCGCGGCGAATGGGAGCGGCATGATCGGTGGCGGGATGCTCGCTCTTGCTGGCAGCGGCGCAGCCGAGGGCCAGGGCGCCTTTGCCGTCGCTCCGGGAATGCCGGTTGAGCTTCCCTCGGGCGAGCAGCTCGGGACGGTCCGCGATATCGTGGCGACACGCGCCGGCGAGATCCGCCAGCTGGTCGTCCAGACCCGGGACGGCCTCGCGACCATCCCCTCGGGCAGCCTTTCGGGCAGCGGTTCGGTCCTGATCGCAGCGGAAGGCTCGGCCTCGGGCGCCGCGACGGGCGAATAAGCCGTCTGTCTGACTGACCGACTCTAAGGTGGCCGGGCCGCTCGAAGGGGCGGCCCGGCCTTTACCCGATCGATCTCGACGTTTCGGCGGGCCAGATACAGGGAATTCATCATGCGGATCGCGACACTAACCGCCCTGCTGCTCGTCACCGGCGCGCCAGCGATGGCTCAGGAGGCGGATGGTACCCCTCAACAGGACAACGGTTCTGATACCTCTGTCTCGCTCCTCGCAGGGGCGGATTATATCTCGGGCGATTTGGACGACCGAAACTACGAGACCTACGCTGCCAGCGCGGGTCTCTCCGTCCGCTCCGGGCGGTTCTCGCTGACTGCTTCGGTACCCTACGTCTCCACGACGGCGCCCGAGGATCTGATCGTCGGCAATGGCGGCGTGCTCGGCCTGCCGCTCCTCGCGCGCCCATCGACCGAGCGCCGTGAGGTGACCCGCGACGGGATAGGCGATGTCGTGGTCCAGGCGGGATATTCGGTGCCGATCGGGAGCGTGAACGCCTTCGTCGCGGGTACTGTCAAAGTGCCCACCGCATCACGCGAAAAGGCGCTGGGCACGGGCGAATTCGATTACGGCGTGACCGGACAGGTCTCGCGCCAGTTCGGGCGCGCCATCCCCTTCGCATCCGCAACCTACACCGTGATCGGCGAACCCGACGGCTTCGATGTCCGCAACACGCTGGCCGGGAATATCGGCACGCAGCTGCTGGTGAGCGATGCGAGTTCGGTGACGGTCAGCTACGCCTATGAAGAAGCGGCGAGCGCCGCGCTCGCCAACCAGCAATCGATAGGACTGGGCCTTGAAACGGATCTCTCCCCCCGCCTGCGGCTGGGCGCGGATGCGCGTGCAGGCGTGTCCGGCGACGCGCCGGACGCGCGGTTGGGCCTGAGGATCGGGATCGGCTTCTGACGCCGATCGGGCGTGGAGACTACGCGCGATGCATTCTCCAAGGCCAATGCGCTGCTCGCCGACCGGGGCTATCACCCCGACTGGTTCCCGCGCGCATATTCAATTATATTCGTCAGCGCCGAGATCGCATCGTCAAAGCGCACCCGTCATATATTGCGCCTCGCCGCAGCCGAAGCTCCAATCCGATACGCCGTTGGGGGTGACTGCGATGAACAGGTCCTGCGGATCGAGGCCGCATGTGTCCTTCAGGTTCGTCGCCAAGCCTTTGTAGAGGGCCTTCAGCATGTCCGGCGTGCGGGGCGAAGTGAAAATGTGGATCGCGACGACCTTGTCGCTGCGATCCAGCCCGAGGCCGGTGTCGAGCATGATCATCCGGCCCGGTTTGTGCTCCGTCACGATCTGATAGCGATCGCTTTCCGGCACACCGAAGGCATCAACGATGGTGTCCTGCACGGTGCCGAGAAACGTCCGGATCTCTTCGTCCGAGCGGCCTTTTATCATGTCGATCTTTACGAGAGGCATGGTCTTTCCTTTGTCGATGTCAGGGGGACACGGGATCGCGATAGACCGGAGCCCAGCGGTGCCCGGCGATCGCGTCTTCCCAACCGCCCGCGGGCGGAATTGCGCCGAGGTCGCGTTCCGCGACGCGGCAAACGGCGAGCGCGATGCTGTCGGCGATTTCGGCAAGGTGATCCGTCGATGGGAAAAGGCGGTCCCCATCCTCGTCCGGAACCAGCGATGCCAGGCATTTCGCAGCTTCAGCGAACATCGCTTCGGTGATGGTTTCCGCCCCTGAGACGACTGCTCCCAATCCGATGCCGGGGAAGATGTAGACGTTATTGACCTGCGTTACCGCGCCGTTGCTCCCGTGCGAGGGACTGCCGGTGCCGATGATCGCGCGCCCGTTCGACCATGTCTGCACGTCCGCCGCGCTTGCTTCGGCCCGGATTGCCGGGTTCGACAGGGGCAGGATGATGGGACGGTCGTTATGTCGCGTCATGGCTTCGATGACCGGCTTGTCAAAGGCTTCGAACTGGCCGGACGTGCCGATCAGAACGGCAGGTCGGGCCCGCTCGATCGTTTCGATCAACGACGGAGCCTGCTGCTGCGTCAGCCAGGCATCTGCCTCCGTATGCGGTCTCGCGATCCGCGCCTGGCTCGCAGTGACCACATTGACGTGTTCGATGAGAAGGCCATCGCGATCCACTGCATGGATGCGAGCGAGCGCAGCCTCGCGGGTCAGGCCTCGGCTTACCAGTTCGCCCAGTATGAGCTCGGCGATCCCGCAGCCCGCGGCCCCGGCGCCGAACACCACTATATTGCGCTCGATCAGGTCGATCCCGGCCAATCGCTCGGCCGCGAGGATGGCCGCGAGGGCGGTGGCGGCGGTGCCTTGTATGTCGTCATTGAACGTAGGCAGGCGACAGCGATAGCGCCCCAGCAGCGTGACGGCATTTGGGCCGGCGAAGTCTTCCCATTGCAGCAACGCCCTGGGCCAGCGCTTGCGGACCGCTTCGACGAATTCTTCGACGAAAGCATCGTATTCGGCCCCGCGCACGCGGTGGTGCCGCCATCCCACATAGAGCGGATTGTCGAGCAGTTCTTCGTTGTCGGTGCCGGTGTCCAGCAGGATCGGCATGGTTCGCGCGGGATCGATGCCCGCGCAATCGGTGTAGAGGGATAGCTTGCCGATCGGGATGCCCATGCCGCCCGCACCCTGGTCGCCGAGACCCAGAATGCGCTCTCCATCGGTCACGCAGATGACCTCGACATCGTCATTCGGCAGAGCGGCGAGAATTTCGAAAAGGCGTCCCTTCAAGGGATAGGACAGGAACAGGCCGCGGGCCCTGCGGTAGATTTCGCTGAACCGCACGCAGGCCTCGCCGACGGTGGGCGTGTAGACGAGCGGCAGGAGTTCGGAGCGGTGGCGCGCGAGCAGCGCGTAGAAGAGCGTTTCGTTCGTGTCCTGCAGGTCGCGCAGGAAGGCGTATTTCTCGAACGGAGTCGAGAACGCGCGAAGCACGGCGATGCGCCGCTTTATCTGGCCGTCCATGGTCGAGACATGGTTCGGCAGCAGGCCGTGAAGTCCCAGCCGGTCGCGCTCCTCCTCGGTGAAGGCGGTGCCCTTGTTGCGCAGGGGATCGGACAGGATCGCCTTGGCGTCCGATCCGATACCGTTTTGCCTCGGCTGCTTCATAGACCCGTCATCCAAATTGCAAACAAAGGGACCGGGGGCGGTCGGATGGAGAACGCCGCCCCCGGCCAGTCGTCGGGACCTATGGCGGCGTCACCGTATGACGGTTTCCGGTCCCATCATAAGGGTCGGCAGCCATGTCGACAGGATCGGGATGTAGGTGACCATGATCAGGAAGATCACCAGCACGCCCAGCCAGGGCAGCGAAGCCCGGACCACCGCCAGCATCGACATGTTCGCGACCCCGGAGGTGACGAACAGATTCAGCCCGACCGGGGGTGTGATCATCCCGATCTCCATGTTCACGACCATGATGATGCCGAGGTGGATGGGATCGATGCCCAGTTCCATGGCGATCGGGAACACCAGCGGGGCGACGATGACGATCAGTCCCGAAGGCTCCATGAACTGTCCGCCGATCAGCAGGATAAGGTTGACCACCACCAGGAACATCACCGGGCCGAGGCCCCAGCTGAGCATCGCCTGCGTGATGTGCTGGGGAAGCTGTTCTTCGGTCAGCACATGCTTCAGGATCAGCGCGTTAGCGATGATGAACATCAGGGTGATGGTGATCTTCCCGGCATCGTAGAGCACTTCCTGCGTGTCCTTGTGGAACCACGCGGTAAGGAGCGCCTGCGGCTTGCGAAGGAGCGAAGTCGGACGCGACGGGTCGTCGGCGCGATCAGGAGCCGAACCCGCGACCGGGCCGTTTCCGCCAAGGACCGCTGCACCGCCGTTCATGGCGAGGATGTCGGTTTCGGCCGTCTTCTCGGTCAGCATGACCGGCTGGCCTTCCCGATTGCGCGCCTTGAGCGGCCCCATGTCGCGATAGATGAAATTGGCCACGACGAAGGCGTAGACCGCAGCCATGGCGGCAGCTTCGGTCGGGGTGAACACGCCGCCCCAGATACCGCCGAGCACGACGACGACCAGCATCAGCCCCCAGAACGCATCCGCGCCCGACCGAGCAATCTCGCGCCAGCCGGCCCATTCCCCGCGCGCGAGCTTCTTCCAGCGGGCATAGCCGTAGATGGCGATCATCAGCATCAGTCCCGCGATGATGCCGGGGATGACACCCGCCAGGAACATGCGGCCCACCGAAACGTCGACCGTGGCGGCATAGACGACCATCACGATGGAGGGCGGCAGCAGGATGCCCAGCGTGCCCGCGTTGCAGACGACACCGGCGCCGAATTCCTTCGGATAGCCGACCTGCGTCATGCCCGCGATCACGATCGAC
This genomic interval carries:
- a CDS encoding LysR family transcriptional regulator encodes the protein MSDPRSPTIDQLRIFLAVVEEGSFAGAGRRLGRAVSAISYGIGNLEAQLGLTLFEREGTKRPVLTTEGEAILADVRVVASGIAALNARAKGLIEGLEAEVSLVVDVMLPAERLSGILRAFASEFPTVPLRLHIEAMGAVAALVLDGQAGLGIAGPVASEIDGLDRIEAGAVTLVPVAAPDHPLAQADRLKPGSARDHIQLVLTDRSPLTQGRDFAVQSPHTWRLADLGAKHALLREGIGWGNMPLGMIEPDLVSGSLVQLDMPEDTGGVYRFSAIHRSDATPGPATSWLLDRFVESGLDDRRADV
- a CDS encoding M3 family metallopeptidase, which produces METEMTNPLLDTLALPRFGEIRPEHIAPALDRVIGDHRAVVARIVEDRPTSFAQSWMPLERAETAIAAVWSTVSHLHGVADTPELREAYTAGQKRLVENDLQVMQNRALYEVLVALTGTAEFARLPEADRAAVEHVLRDFTLAGVGLEDAPRERFAQISVELSQLSTAFGNAVLDATDAWSEHVEDETLLAGLSDADKAMLADYAKAKGLSGCLVTLQMPSVNAVLTFAKDRGLRERVYTASGTRASDQGPDAGRFDNSGRIADILDRRREAAHLLGFADPVEWSLASKMAPDGAEVLAFLRDLAARAKPAAQQEIETLAEYAAEHLGIAEFQPWDVTYVSERLRQARYEVDEQEVRAYFPVERVLAGWQSLLDRLFGIQLIARPDVAVYHPDACYYDVADEAGEIFAGVYLDLHARSGKRSGAWMAQARSRLNDDTIHRVPVAYLVCNFAPKTQDHPSLLSHREVVTFLHETGHCLHHLFTRVDRPNIAGTNGFEWDAIELPSQLMEDFAWDRGVLQAMSGHHETGAALPDALYDKLIAARHFLSGLFIVRQVEFALFDLLLHMGTMGSDPMEVIEAVRDEVAVIRPPSWHRFPHAFSHIFAGGYASGYYSYLWAEVLAADGFQHFAEAGLIDRSVAGKFRDEVLARGASRPAADSFRAFRGRDADPAAMLVRHGLTADAH
- a CDS encoding PLP-dependent cysteine synthase family protein → MPTDPANSVVRTWRAEAIRRIEADYNRSADTHLIRVDLPRHPGITLYLKDESSHPTGSLKHRLARSLFLYALCNGWIGPDTCVIESSSGSTAVSEAYFARMLGLRFIAVVPASTAAPKLDAIRFHGGEIHPVDDPRTVYEVSQRLADETGGHYLDQFTFAERATDWRGNNNIAESIFAQMAEEEYPVPEWVVCGAGTGGTSATIGRYIAYQRHATRLCVADPVHSIFHRHYHDRTATSLPPGCASRIEGIGRPRLEPSFVPSVIDRMIPVEDADSIGAMRALSDRLGRRVGGSTGTNLVACAKLIAEMEAAGAKGSIVTVLCDGGERYSCTYYDDDWLESHAIDWRPSYRSIGNSLSQD
- a CDS encoding anti-sigma factor, which encodes MSSRVTPEEIAAFADGELPAERQAAMQDAIAADPELAKQVERHRALAARLSKHYAPVLDERVPDRLADLLTARSDETVVDFAAARQKQEARKQQAEQREVSSRRPHWGWFAGPALAASLAIAVILGDTNSTPGAGYAGPQLAAVLDDQLVAEQPPAAETRVLLSFEDETGQFCRAFSGVSGGGIACRDQDGWKIERQSEGAEAASTDFRMAGADDGAILAEAQEMAAGPALDAGAEQAARERGWR
- a CDS encoding RNA polymerase sigma factor, whose protein sequence is MLALLPRLRRFAIGLSGNPSDGDDLCQMTIERALANRSRWEEGTRLDSWMYRIMRNIWIDEGRRTTRSLQTFVDEEAGTAIGGDGAQEAVVELGNVDRAMQSLPPDQREAVLLVMVEGYAYKEAAEIVGCPVGTLNSRLVRGRDALMQMLGDEA
- a CDS encoding S8 family serine peptidase, yielding MRIFPLLCAALALIAAPLAAQIALPRLPLPPVGSVVGDSLGALGETGADLQRTVEKLARDRLRTVERLVRSNPDIIELDALGAPARRGELIVMDVPAAALAPALQAGFTVLSREEVEGLGISLVRVRVPAGLSLAEAQSALALLLPDAEIVADNLHFQAGVADSALASAASSASTGRSAPVGMIDGATGPSIAVAETRGFAKGAPYPSHHGSSVAFLLSHAGAGTIRVADVYGTDKAGGNALAMAKGLGWLVERGSKVVTISLVGPRNALLERAVRAAQRRGVVVVAAVGNDGPAAPPAYPASYPGVVAVTAVDGKRRALIEAGRALNLDYAAPGADIYGRNAKGNRIKLRGTSFATPLVAARVARAMGQGGDWRSALDREAIDLGRKGPDDVFGRGLVCATCTGR
- a CDS encoding tautomerase family protein, which produces MPLVKIDMIKGRSDEEIRTFLGTVQDTIVDAFGVPESDRYQIVTEHKPGRMIMLDTGLGLDRSDKVVAIHIFTSPRTPDMLKALYKGLATNLKDTCGLDPQDLFIAVTPNGVSDWSFGCGEAQYMTGAL